The genome window TTCTTGGTGGCTCATTTGCCTTTCTACTGCATCCTTAGACCATAGCCCTGACTCAATCAACGAACTACAGGCCATTGTTCTAAAACCATGCCCACACACTTCTGTCTTAGTGTCATAGCCCATTACACGTAGTGCGTTGTTTACCGTGTTTTCACTCATTGGTTTTCTAGGATTATGATCCCCGATAAAGATCAGCTCGTGGTTACCGCTGAATTGATAGATCTGCTTTAAGATCTCAATCGCTTGCCGACTTAAAGGGACTAAATGAGGAGTACGCATTTTTGATCCACGATGTGAGTGTTTAACCCCTTCTATCGCTTCGCGTTCAGCAGGGATCGTCCACATGGCATTTTCAAAATCGATTTCTTCCCAACGAGCGAAACGAAGCTCACTGGAACGAATGAAAACTAGCAAGGTAAGTTTGACTGCAAGTTTAGTTAAAGGTCTTCCCTTATAATCATCTATGCGTTGTAAGAACTCAGGTAGGCGTTTAAGCTCTAATGCCGCTCTATGGACTCGTTTACCTGTCGCAACTGCGCCAGCCATATCTTGTGCTGGGTTATAGTCGATTAAACCGCTTTGTACCGCATAACGCATAATAGCTGTCACACGCTGTTGTAAACGTGCCGCCACCTCAAGACGTCCAGACATCTCCACGGCTTTAATTGGTTCGAGGAGATCGCGAGTTTTTAGTTCAGCAATATTACGTTTGCCAATAGCGGCAAAGATATTGTCCTCAAGGCTTTTGAGGACTCGATGGCTATGGACTTCTGACCACTTTTTATTGGTCGCGTGCCAATCGCGAGCTACCTTCTCAAAGGTGTTAAATTCCTTTTGCTGTTCTTCCTTTAATTCTTTCTTGAGCTCTCGAGGATCGATGCCTAAAGCAACTTGCTTTCTGGAAGCATCCCTTCTTTCTCTTGCATCCGCTAAAGAAATTTCAGGGTATACACCAAAGGCCATTAAATGTTGTTTGCCGCCAAAGCGAAAACGGAAGCGCCAATATTTAGAACCATTGGGGTGAATATAAAGAAACAAGCCATCACTGTCTGTCAGTGTATAAGCTTTCTCGTCTGGTTTAGCAGCTCGAACTTTCGTATCGGTTAATGCCATATTCTTTGTCCTCTTCACCCCAGGATGAGTATATAAACGAGATATCTCAGATTACTGTTGATGGCTTCGAGCTATATAGCCAATTATGAGCCTACGCTACAGGTAGCGCCTGCATTGCTCTAACATCAGTAATTCGAGGTAAAATGAGTATACAAACATTATCGAAGCGAAGATATACTCAGTTATATACTCACACGGAGGTTGATGTGGGTTGAGTTAGATTGACATGCATTGACTGAAAACGCGGGAAAAGCCTTGCAAACACTGGATTTTAGATACAAAAAAAGACGTCTGTTGACGTCTCTTGATGTTCTTATGGTGCCGAAGGCCGGACTCGAACCGGCACACCCGAAGGCGGTTGATTTTGAATCAACTGCGTCTACCAATTCCGCCACTCCGGCACGAAGTGATGTGTTTCTTGGAAAACGCTGCCATTATACTTGCCTTGTGCCTACTGGCAACACTTATTCGTGAAGATACGGTTTGTTCGATTAAAAAAAAAGCATATTCCTTAGATCTTATAAAATCACAAGGAAAGCTTCTTTTGTTTATATATCTATTAATGAGTATGTTAACTTCTCCCAAATTATTTTTCTTATCACGAGGCTCTGTGACTAGCGGCAGGTCATTATTTTTGTTAGTTTATCTGCAATCTAATGTCAATATTTAAGGTTTAATCATGGGTTTTGTTGGGTGGATAGCAACAGGTATCTTTATTGGCATCTTAATTGGTGTGGTAATGAAGATTTTCGCGAAGAAAAAATAATATGGCTGAAAGGCCATTTGCAAACAATCATATCGGCTGGCTTCCAACATGAAGAAATCATTTCTAAAAGTTCTGTCTGTATCTGCATTATCCTTAGTGTTAATGGCATGTTCAAGTAAGACAGAAAAAGCACCAAAGTTTTTGCAAAGTAATGATATTGAATCCTCTGACTGGCAAGTTTTTGAGGGAGATAGAAGGACTTACGAGCGCGTCGCTAAGATTGTCGATTTATACGCTAATCGCATTTTTAATGAAAGCAATGCACGGGGCATGGCTATCATTGTTATCGATAATAATCAGGCGTTATCGCGTTATTATGGTGAAACCGCACCGGGTAATGGTAAAAAACCTGGTCCAAACTCATTAATTCGCATTGCATCAATTACAAAATTAATGACAAGCGAAATATTAATTAAGCTTGAACAAGATAAGAAACTACTAATTACGGACCCATTACAACAATACGCTTACCATGGCGTTACTGTTCCTGATAATGCCAGCGGGCAACCTATTCGCTTATATCACTTAGCAAGCCATACCAGTGGCTTACCTCGCGAACAACCCGGTGGGAAATGGGGACGTCCTGTTTTTATTTGGCCAACTCAAGATAACCGCTGGACCTGGCTAAAAACAGGTAAGTTAGATGCAACACCGGGAACAGAAGCTTCTTATTCCAACTTAGCGTATGACTTATTGGCAGATGCGATGGTTAAAGCTTCAGGAGTCTCTTACCCTCAGCTATTTAACCACTATGTTACTTCTCCCGCCAAAATGACGAATACCACTTACACCCCCAATAATGCACAATGCGCGCGGTTAATGGAAGGAACGAAACCCAGCCCTTGCCATAACACTCTTGCAGCAGCAGGAAGTGGTGGTGTGTATTCCACCCCTGCAGATATGCAAAAATGGATGCAGCAATTTTTATCGACAGACAGTAACCTAAGAAAAGTCACCGCAGCCCGTGAACAAGGCATCTATTTTCCCCGTGAAAAACTTTTAGAAATTAAAGGGATGGATGTTGCAGGCCATGCTGATGGATTAGGCCTTGGGTGGGTGTATATGAAACCGAAAAATGGCATTCCCGGTATTTACCAAAAAACAGGTGGTGGTGGTGGGTTTAATACCTATATGGCGATGATCCCACAGCAAAACATTGGGGTATTTGTCGTGATGACCCGTAAAGATAACAGTAAATTCAGTAAATTAACGATTGGTGTTAATGAACTAGTTGCCTCATTATCTACTAACCATGCGTATGGGAAACATTGAAGGAGTACCGCCGAAGTGTTACAAACAATGGCGAGTTACACCCCGACCCTAAAACGTGGATTTACCCGCGTTATCACATTAATTGCGACAACAGCCTGAGATATTCAGGCTGTTTTTGATAATTTTACTATCCATTTTTAAAATCAATTCATTCATATTCCCGATAATCTTTTAGCCTTTCATTAACACATGCAGAGCTAAAATGAACACAAAAAATTACTCGATAGCGGCAAACTGTCAAGCTACACAATCCCCTAAAATTAGCCAATTTGAATTGGTTGAAATTTTAAATCGTATTCAAAATCATAATACTAAAAAACCAGAATATATAGAGAGTGAATCTGTTGCTAGCCAATATCCCTATAAGTATTTCGATGGCTCAGAATTACAAGCTATCAAAGCTTGTCGACAAGAAGAAAGACGAATATATCGGGAAAAATGCCAAGCTGCTTTTAAATTTAAACGACAAAATAGTATGAAAGGAGGGATTTTTTCACTTGCTCAGCAATTAGCAAACCGGAGTCGCCAAAATATTTTAGCTATTGATGACCAAAATCATATCTCAGGCGCCAGAAAAAAGTTATTTCAACCGCAAACAAGGATAGTAGCCTTTATCAGTGCATTAGGTTATGCAATAGCTGGTTAATAATAACAGTACTAATCCGCTATTATTCAAGCTATTTCTTAAGTTTATTATCGTTTTATGCAATGCTATAAGCTAATTCAAGGCTAATCTTAATCCCTCTTCTACTTTGTGAATAGGAATTAAAATGCGTATTTCTCCATTTTTTTACATCATATAACACGGCCCTGTACCACTGAGCAGGGCAAAGTTTCTGAGTTAGTTCTCCAACTTGGAAGAATCTATAACCACCAAAATGCATTCCCTGCCCCGCAAAAACCGACATCCGTAGAAATTGCTCTTAAATCACTCAATTCTCATTCCTTAAAAAACAACCAAAAGAAATTAGAACGAACATCTGAATGGAAAAAAGCTTATCTTGTTCGCCAGTCATATACGGCGAATGGCGGTATTTTTTCTTATGCTCAACAGTTAGCTAATAAAAGTCGATTTAATGTTGTTGGGATCAAAGGCGAATATATCAGTACATCTGCAGATAATAGACAACAACAAGTTTTATTCCGTCCTCAAAATAAACTATTAAGAATTATCAGCAAATTAGGGAATTTATTACTCAGTAAATAACAAGAAAAGAAAAAGGCTGTGATACCCGAAGATACACAGCCTTTAATGACTGATAAAACGTTATTTTCGTTTTACTAATAATACGATACTAACAATTAAAAACAGTAAGCTCGGCAAAATTGCTGCAACAATGGGTGGCACCGAATAAACTAGGCTCCAGTTACCAAACCCTTGGTTAAGCACGTAAAATAAGAACCCACCCACAATACCTGAAATAACACGAACACCCATCGGAACGGTACGCAGCGGCCCAAAAATAAATGAAACTGCCATTAACATCATGACGGCTGCGGATAATGGCGCCAGTATTTTTTTCCACATACTGAGCTCATAAACCGCGGCAACTTGGCCACTTTCTTTTAAGTACGAGACATATTGATATAGGCCACGGATAGAAAGCGAGTCAGCATTCAGTGAAACTATTCCTAGTTTTTCTGGGGTAAGATTGGTTTTCCAATCAACCGTTAATCGCTGTGAACCTGTAATTTTTTTCTCACTACTTAGAATTGACTCGTCCACTTGAGATAATACCCAAAGCTGATTTGTCGAGTCATACTCGCCATTCGCAGCAAACATCACTGACTTCAATTTACGTTGGTCATCAAAACGATACACCGACACATCTTGAATCGATGTCGCATTATTAATCCGCTGAATATGGATAAAATCGTTGGCATCTTTTGCCCACATACCTTCATCTGTCACAACTAATGAATTACCCACGATTTTTTCTGCGCGATAATTTCTTGCCCACTGCTCTCCCGCTGGTGCGATCCACTCACCGATAAACATGGCGACAATGACCAATGGAACCGCCGTTTTCATCACCGATAATGCGATTTGCAAGCGAGTAAAACCAGAAGCTTGCATGACGACTAGCTCACTACGTGAGGCCAGTGCCCCTAACCCCATGAGCGCACCTAACAACGCCGCCATTGGAAAGAAAATATCAATATCTTTTGGAACAGTTAATAAGGTGAATACACCTGCACTCAATGCCGTATAGTCGCCATCGCCCACTTTGCGAAGCTGCTCGACAAATTTAATGATCCCTGCGAGGGAAACGAGCAAAAATAGCGTCACTAAAATCGAATTTAAGATGGTTCGACCGATATACCTATCTAAAACACCAAACATCAGGCAACCCCTTTACTCAATTTAAGACGCATACGGCGCATTGGGACGGTATTCCACGCATTTAGGACTATCGCTAATACCAAATACCCCACATTCACCGCCCACATAGTATACCTTGGGTCAAGGTCGCCCTTATCAGCACTGTTACGCAATGTACTTTGTAATAAAAAGAAAATGAGGTACAGCAACATTGCAGGAAGCATACTGAGTACCCGCCCCTGACGTGGGTTAACCTCGCTTAACGGCACAACCATCAAAGCCATGACGACAACGGAGAAAACAATGGTTAAACGCCAATGAAACTCAGCGTTCACCTCAGGCGTATTTTCAGACCACAGTTGCAGCATATTTTTTTTGCTCGACTCGGTCACTACGCGTTTCTGCAGTTTGGTGATCAACAATGGCTTGGTAATTAACAAAGTCAGTTATGCGAAAATCACGCAGTAACGCGGTTCCTTCATAACGAGTACCCTCATTTAAAACAACGACTTGTCGACCATCAGGATCTTCTTTCATATAGCCGCTATCAGCAACCACAACAGAAGGCCGTTGTTCATTAGCGGCGCGTAGTTGTGCAAGAAATACATTCTTGAAGTTGTTACCTTTTACATCACCAATGTACAGCACATAGTTGCCATCTTTAGTGGTTTTAAATTGCCCTTCGACCATTGCAGCTAACCCGGGATTGGCTTTCGCATCAGCCAATACCTGCTCTTGATATTGAGATGACCATGGCAACATCCACGTAATATTAGCAATCGCGACCATCGCGGTAATGACCGCAAGGACTAACGCGGCTTTCACTAAAACACTTTTACCTAAACCGCAGGCATGCATTACCGTGATTTCACTTTCAGTATAAAGTTTACTGTAGGTCATCAAAAGCCCAAGGAATAGGCTCAAAGGTAAGATAAGCTGCGCCATTTCAGGCACACCTAACCCCAGTAAAGGAAGTACTAAGTTTGAGGGAATATTGCCCTGAACCGCAGCGCCAAGAATATCTATCGACTTCTGACTAAAAAAGATTAGCATCAATACAAAAAGTATGGCTAACTGACTTTTCAGGGTTTCCCGTACCAAATATCTAATAATGATCACGCTTATTACGCCTGTGAAAACTTGTCTTTTGGGAAGAAAATGGCTAAGTTCGTTCGATGTCTGCCATTTACTAACATATACTCTAGTTTATTGTATGGCTAGAATGATATAAAAGCATTATCTATACTGATTGAAATATCAGAACATGCTTAATATTCGAGAAACCGGATATACCCGCCATACTTCATGATGTATCGCGATTAACAGCATACAACGTGAGCTATTTCGCGTATAGATGGTTAGTTTAACATAAAGAGTTCATTCTCTATGAGGTAGATCATGCGAAACGCTAATTCTAGCGGGAGCATCGGCCTTTGTCTTTAAGATTCAGGAGAACGCATGGAGTTTAGTGTAAAAAGTGGTAGCCCGGAAAAACAGCGCAGCGCATGCATTGTTGTCGGAGTCTTTGAACCACGCCGTCTGTCCCCAATTGCTGAACAGCTGGACAAAATAAGTGACGGATATATCAGCGCCCTGCTGCGCCGCGGCGAACTTGAGGGTAAAGTGGGGCAATCCCTGCTACTCCATCATGTACCCAACGTTCTGTCTGAACGCATTCTACTTATCGGTTGTGGTAAAGAACGCGAATTAGATGAGCGCCAATTTAAACAAATTATTCAGAAAACCATCAGCACGTTGAATGAAACTGGCTCAATGGAAGCCGTCTGTTTCTTAACTGAATTACACGTCAAAGGTCGCAATAATTACTGGAAAGTGCGCCAAGCCGTCGAAACAGCCAAAGAGTCGCTGTATGTATTTGATCAACTGAAAAGTAATAAGACAGAGCATCGCCGTCCGCTACGCAAACTGGTTTTCAACGTGCCAACTCGCCGTGAATTAACCAGTGGTGAACGTGCTATTTCCCACGGCTTAGCGATTGCTTCAGGTGTTAAAGCGGCGAAAGATTTAAGCAACATGCCACCAAACATCTGTAACGCAGGTTATTTAGCATCTCAAGCTCGTCAATTAGCTGATATTTCAGACAGTAAACTCACCACTCGAGTGATTGGTGAGGAGCAAATGAAAGAACTTGGAATGAATGCCTATCTAGCGGTCGGTCAAGGTTCACAAAATGAATCGCTAATGTCCATTATGGAATATAAAGGAAGTCCAGACCCAGAAAGCAAACCCATCGTTTTACTTGGTAAAGGCCTAACCTTTGACTCCGGCGGTATTTCAATTAAACCATCCGAAGGCATGGATGAAATGAAATACGATATGTGCGGTGCTGCAAGTGTATATGGCGTCATGCGCTTTATCACTGAATTGCAATTGCCAATTAATGTGATTGGGGTTCTTGCTGGCTGTGAAAACATGCCTGGTGGCCGTGCTTATCGCCCAGGTGATATCCTTACTACCATGTCTGGGCAAACCGTTGAAGTCCTCAATACCGATGCCGAAGGCCGTTTAGTTCTGTGTGATGCACTCACCTATGTTGAGCGTTTTGAGCCAGAGCTGGTTATCGATATCGCCACTTTAACAGGGGCTTGTGTGATTGCATTAGGTAGCCATTACACTGGGTTGATGTCAAACCATAATCCACTGGCTCACGAGCTATTAAATGCTTCTGAGCAAGCAGGCGACCGTGCATGGCGTTTACCATTAGCAGATGAATATTTTGACCAAATCACACCAAATTTTGCTGATTTAGCCAATACCGGTGGACGTCCAGCGGGTGCTATCACCGCAGGTTGTTTCTTGTCTCGCTTTGCGACGAAATATAACTGGGCGCACCTTGATATCGCAGGAACTGCTTGGCGTTCAGGTGCCGCGAAGGGAGCCACTGGCCGCCCTGTTTCCATGCTAGCGCAGTTCTTGTTGAACCGTGCAGGCCTTAATGGTGATGAATAACCCGATTTAGCATTTTAGCTGTACATCACTCGTAAAAATATCCCGATGAGCACTTATGCGATTCGGGATATTATTTTTGGCTTTTCGATACACATAGAAGCCATTTTGAGGCAGCAATAAAAAAGGTTATAATTCAACATAGAAATAATTTTGAGCTATGCCACCAAAAAACTTAACCAACACCCCTACAAATTGAAGTATGGCAATTTACGCTATACCCTAAATAATTCAGTTTGTAGGTAGGCGGCAAGCAATTGAGGCCTTGGGAGGCGAAAGCGCGTAGCCAACACCCTACAAATTGAAGTATGACGGGTATATGAAAAAAGGTACATTTTACCAACTAGAACAGACATCACCACATTCTGAACTTGAAGCCCATGAATGGTTAGCTTGTGAGCTCGCCGCTCAGATGTGGCGCAGTGGAAAGCGTGTTTTGGTTGCTTGCGAAACACAGCTACAAGCAGAAAAGATTGATGAGGCCCTTTGGCAGCGTGATCCACACCAGTTTGTCCGCATAATTTGGCAGGGGAAGGCCCGCGTTATGGTGCACCGATTGAAATTTGCTGGCCGGCCAAAAGAGGCACAACACCTCGCGATATACTGATTAATTTACAAAATCAGTTCGCAGATTTTGCCACGGCTTTCCATGAAGTGATAGACTTCGTACCTATTGATGAAACTTTAAAACAGTTGGCGCGTGAACGGTATAAAACGTACCGTAGCGTCGGCTTCAATTTGACTATGGCGACGCCGCCAACTTACTGAATACAAAAAGATAATGGAAAAGAAACCAGATAGCCCAATGAATGAGCCCTCGCTCGATAAAACATATAACCCCGCAGAGATTGAGCAGTCACTGTATGCTCACTGGGAGAAAAGCGGTTATTTTAAACCTAATGGGGATACCACCCAAGACAGCTTCTGTGTCGTCATTCCGCCACCGAACGTCACTGGTAGCCTGCACATGGGGCATGCCTTCCAGCAAACTATCATGGATACCATGATCCGCTACCAGCGTATGCAAGGTAAAAATACCTTATGGCAAACGGGAACAGACCATGCGGGTATTGCAACTCAGATGGTCGTTGAGCGAAAAATTGCAGCCGAAGAAGGTAAAAACCGTCACGACTACGGCCGCGATGCGTTCATTGACAAAATCTGGGAATGGAAAGCGGAATCTGGCGGTACAATTTCACAACAAATGCGCCGTTTAGGCGACTCTGTTGATTGGGATCGCGAGCGTTTTACCATGGATGAAGGCTTATCTAAAGCTGTTAAAGAAGCATTCGTTCGTCTCTATAAAGAAAACTTAATTTATCGTGGCAAACGCTTAGTCAACTGGGACCCGAAACTGCACACGGCAATTTCTGACTTAGAAGTTGAAAACCGTGAAGTTAAAGGTTCTATGTGGCACCTGCGCTACCCACTGGCTGACGGTGCAAAAACCGCTGAAGGCAAAGACTACTTAGTGGTCGCGACCACTCGTCCTGAAACCATGCTAGGGGACACTGGTGTTGCAGTTAACCCTGAAGATCCACGCTATAAAGATTTAATTGGCAAAGAAATTATTCTGCCAATCGTTAACCGCCGTATCCCAATTGTGGGTGATGAACACGCCGACATGGAAAAAGGCACCGGCTGTGTGAAAATCACGCCAGCTCATGACTTTAATGACTATGAAGTTGGTAAACGCCATCAGTTAACGATGATTAACATGATGGATTTAGACGGTAACGTTCGTAACGAAGCAGAGGTTTTCGATACCAACGGTAACCCATCTACGGCTTATAGTTGCGAAATGCCAGAAGCGTATCGTGGGATGGAACGTTTCGCGGCTCGTAAAGCTATCGTGGCAGAGTTCGAACAACTTGGCCTGCTGGTTGAAGTAAAACCGCATGACTTAACAGTGCCTTACGGTGACCGTGGTGGCGTGGTTATTGAACCTATGCTAACCGACCAATGGTACGTACGTACCGAGCCTTTAGCTCGTGATGCCATTAAAGCCGTTGAAGATGGCCGTATTCAGTTTGTTCCTCGTCAGTACGAAAACATGTATTTCTCTTGGATGCGTGATATTCAAGACTGGTGTATTTCTCGCCAACTTTGGTGGGGTCACCGCATTCCTGCATGGTATGACGAAAAAGGCAATGTCTATGTGGGTCGTGATGAAGACGAAGTCCGTCGTGAAAACAACTTAGGTGCAGATATCGCTCTGCGTCAAGATGATGACGTACTGGATACGTGGTTCTCTTCCGGTCTGTGGACATTCTCGACTCTCGGCTGGCCAGAAAATACCGATGCACTGAAAACCTTCCATCCAACAGATGTATTGGTCAGTGGCTTCGATATTATTTTCTTCTGGATCGCCCGTATGATCATGATGACCATGCATTTCATCAAAGATGAAAACGGTGAACCACAAGTACCATTTAAAACCGTTTACATGACAGGCTTGATCCGTGATGAAGAAGGCCAAAAAATGTCGAAATCCAAAGGGAACGTTATTGATCCACTGGATATGATTGACGGTATTTCTTTAGAAGACTTACTTGAAAAACGCACTGGCAACATGATGCAGCCGCAATTGGCTGAAAAAATTGCTAAACGTACTCGTAAAGAATATCCAGAAGGCATTGAAGCCCACGGTACTGACGCCCTACGCTTTACTTTAGCGGCATTAGCTTCAACAGGTCGTGATATCAACTGGGATATGAAACGCCT of Providencia rettgeri contains these proteins:
- the intA_6 gene encoding Prophage CP4-57 integrase → MALTDTKVRAAKPDEKAYTLTDSDGLFLYIHPNGSKYWRFRFRFGGKQHLMAFGVYPEISLADARERRDASRKQVALGIDPRELKKELKEEQQKEFNTFEKVARDWHATNKKWSEVHSHRVLKSLEDNIFAAIGKRNIAELKTRDLLEPIKAVEMSGRLEVAARLQQRVTAIMRYAVQSGLIDYNPAQDMAGAVATGKRVHRAALELKRLPEFLQRIDDYKGRPLTKLAVKLTLLVFIRSSELRFARWEEIDFENAMWTIPAEREAIEGVKHSHRGSKMRTPHLVPLSRQAIEILKQIYQFSGNHELIFIGDHNPRKPMSENTVNNALRVMGYDTKTEVCGHGFRTMACSSLIESGLWSKDAVERQMSHQERNSVRAAYIHKAEHIEERRLMVQWWADYLDVNREGHVGAFGFGK
- the ampH gene encoding D-alanyl-D-alanine-carboxypeptidase/endopeptidaseAmpH precursor is translated as MKKSFLKVLSVSALSLVLMACSSKTEKAPKFLQSNDIESSDWQVFEGDRRTYERVAKIVDLYANRIFNESNARGMAIIVIDNNQALSRYYGETAPGNGKKPGPNSLIRIASITKLMTSEILIKLEQDKKLLITDPLQQYAYHGVTVPDNASGQPIRLYHLASHTSGLPREQPGGKWGRPVFIWPTQDNRWTWLKTGKLDATPGTEASYSNLAYDLLADAMVKASGVSYPQLFNHYVTSPAKMTNTTYTPNNAQCARLMEGTKPSPCHNTLAAAGSGGVYSTPADMQKWMQQFLSTDSNLRKVTAAREQGIYFPREKLLEIKGMDVAGHADGLGLGWVYMKPKNGIPGIYQKTGGGGGFNTYMAMIPQQNIGVFVVMTRKDNSKFSKLTIGVNELVASLSTNHAYGKH
- the lptG gene encoding Lipopolysaccharide export system permease protein lptG, translated to MFGVLDRYIGRTILNSILVTLFLLVSLAGIIKFVEQLRKVGDGDYTALSAGVFTLLTVPKDIDIFFPMAALLGALMGLGALASRSELVVMQASGFTRLQIALSVMKTAVPLVIVAMFIGEWIAPAGEQWARNYRAEKIVGNSLVVTDEGMWAKDANDFIHIQRINNATSIQDVSVYRFDDQRKLKSVMFAANGEYDSTNQLWVLSQVDESILSSEKKITGSQRLTVDWKTNLTPEKLGIVSLNADSLSIRGLYQYVSYLKESGQVAAVYELSMWKKILAPLSAAVMMLMAVSFIFGPLRTVPMGVRVISGIVGGFLFYVLNQGFGNWSLVYSVPPIVAAILPSLLFLIVSIVLLVKRK
- the lptF_1 gene encoding Lipopolysaccharide export system permease protein lptF codes for the protein MLQLWSENTPEVNAEFHWRLTIVFSVVVMALMVVPLSEVNPRQGRVLSMLPAMLLYLIFFLLQSTLRNSADKGDLDPRYTMWAVNVGYLVLAIVLNAWNTVPMRRMRLKLSKGVA
- the lptF_2 gene encoding Lipopolysaccharide export system permease protein lptF — translated: MIIIRYLVRETLKSQLAILFVLMLIFFSQKSIDILGAAVQGNIPSNLVLPLLGLGVPEMAQLILPLSLFLGLLMTYSKLYTESEITVMHACGLGKSVLVKAALVLAVITAMVAIANITWMLPWSSQYQEQVLADAKANPGLAAMVEGQFKTTKDGNYVLYIGDVKGNNFKNVFLAQLRAANEQRPSVVVADSGYMKEDPDGRQVVVLNEGTRYEGTALLRDFRITDFVNYQAIVDHQTAETRSDRVEQKKYAATVV
- the pepA_2 gene encoding Cytosol aminopeptidase, which codes for MEFSVKSGSPEKQRSACIVVGVFEPRRLSPIAEQLDKISDGYISALLRRGELEGKVGQSLLLHHVPNVLSERILLIGCGKERELDERQFKQIIQKTISTLNETGSMEAVCFLTELHVKGRNNYWKVRQAVETAKESLYVFDQLKSNKTEHRRPLRKLVFNVPTRRELTSGERAISHGLAIASGVKAAKDLSNMPPNICNAGYLASQARQLADISDSKLTTRVIGEEQMKELGMNAYLAVGQGSQNESLMSIMEYKGSPDPESKPIVLLGKGLTFDSGGISIKPSEGMDEMKYDMCGAASVYGVMRFITELQLPINVIGVLAGCENMPGGRAYRPGDILTTMSGQTVEVLNTDAEGRLVLCDALTYVERFEPELVIDIATLTGACVIALGSHYTGLMSNHNPLAHELLNASEQAGDRAWRLPLADEYFDQITPNFADLANTGGRPAGAITAGCFLSRFATKYNWAHLDIAGTAWRSGAAKGATGRPVSMLAQFLLNRAGLNGDE
- the holC gene encoding DNA polymerase III subunit chi codes for the protein MKKGTFYQLEQTSPHSELEAHEWLACELAAQMWRSGKRVLVACETQLQAEKIDEALWQRDPHQFVRIIWQGKARVMVHRLKFAGRPKEAQHLAIY
- the valS gene encoding Valine--tRNA ligase, with protein sequence MEKKPDSPMNEPSLDKTYNPAEIEQSLYAHWEKSGYFKPNGDTTQDSFCVVIPPPNVTGSLHMGHAFQQTIMDTMIRYQRMQGKNTLWQTGTDHAGIATQMVVERKIAAEEGKNRHDYGRDAFIDKIWEWKAESGGTISQQMRRLGDSVDWDRERFTMDEGLSKAVKEAFVRLYKENLIYRGKRLVNWDPKLHTAISDLEVENREVKGSMWHLRYPLADGAKTAEGKDYLVVATTRPETMLGDTGVAVNPEDPRYKDLIGKEIILPIVNRRIPIVGDEHADMEKGTGCVKITPAHDFNDYEVGKRHQLTMINMMDLDGNVRNEAEVFDTNGNPSTAYSCEMPEAYRGMERFAARKAIVAEFEQLGLLVEVKPHDLTVPYGDRGGVVIEPMLTDQWYVRTEPLARDAIKAVEDGRIQFVPRQYENMYFSWMRDIQDWCISRQLWWGHRIPAWYDEKGNVYVGRDEDEVRRENNLGADIALRQDDDVLDTWFSSGLWTFSTLGWPENTDALKTFHPTDVLVSGFDIIFFWIARMIMMTMHFIKDENGEPQVPFKTVYMTGLIRDEEGQKMSKSKGNVIDPLDMIDGISLEDLLEKRTGNMMQPQLAEKIAKRTRKEYPEGIEAHGTDALRFTLAALASTGRDINWDMKRLSGYRNFCNKLWNASRFVLMNTEGQDCGQNGGEMSFSLADRWIMAQFNHTVKTYREALDTHRYDIAAGILYDFTWNEFCDWYLELSKPAVHKGNEAQVRAARFTLIEVLEGLLRLAHPIIPFITETIWQRVKVVKGIDADTIMLQAFPEFDAAKVDELALSDLEWIKEAIIAVRNIRAEMNISPGKPLDVMLRGASADAKRRIEENQNFIKSMARLESIRVLSEGEEAPVSVTKLVGGAELLIPMAGLVDKDAELARLDKELEKVVKEIETIENKLANEGFVSRAPAAVVEKERERLTANIEAKAKIEAQKVTIASL